CTAAAATCTCTCCATCAAAGCGTCAGGCTCGAGAAGATGTGCAAAATGGAGCAGTCTACATCAACGGTGAGCGTGTGACCGACACTGGATATGAACTAGCACCAGAAGATAGAATTGAAGGCAAGTTTACCATCATTAGAAGAGGGAAAAAGAAATACTTCTTAATCCGCTTTTAGGGACAGGAACCTTGTCCCAGAGGAACGTACGTGACAGGAGACTGTTACTGCGTTCCTTTTTTATTGCTTCGTAAAGTGAGCACTCACAACATGTTGAATAATAACAAAAAGAGGATTTTACATATTTTGGTCAAATATGTACTAAGGAAAAAATATAAGTGAGGACTATTTTTTTATGGAAGAAGACCAAGTGATATTCGATACCTATTACAGTAAACTCTTAAAATACTGTGTTCAAATAACCGGCTCTTATAATGATGCAGAAGACCTGGCACAAGAATCAATATTAAAAGTAATAAAAGCCATCAAACATGAACCAACAAGACTAATAACCAATTCCTTTTTATATACCGTTGCAAAGAACCTTTGGTTGGATATGAATCGTAAAAAACGAGTTTCTACCTCACCTATATCAGATTCAGAAACTGAAGGCTCTTATGAAGAGGCCTCATTCAAAACTCGTGAGCTACTAGAAATTTTAGCAGGGCGCCTACCCATAAATTACATGGTGGTTCTTCTGTTGATAGATGTCTTCCAATTCACTGCTAAAGAAACAGCTAGTGTAATGAAATCAACAGAGGGAGCCATTCGAATAACGCTGAATCGAGCAAGAAAGAAACTACATGCATTCGGTAAGGTGGATGATTACTTAGCTCCCCCAAAGTATAAACAAGAAAATCAAGAATCCCTTCTTAACGTATTTGTGGAGGCTTTTGTGAAGAAGGATCCACAGATGATTTATGATTCATACATTCAATTAACGCAGATAGGTATTAGGATATCAACTTTGAAATTGAGGGATGGAAAGTATTATTTCACAGTCCGAGACAGGGATGGAAATATTTTAATGCTATCTTCATAAAAAATTTAAATGGGGTGTATCGATTTATAAAAAATTACCGTTTCTTATATTGAAAACGTAAAAAGGAGAGGAAAAGATGAGTGAATCCGTTACGAAGGGGATCAATACTGTTTATTTACCAGTCTCAGATCCACATAAATCGGCCTTATGGTATGAAAAAAATCTTGGATTAAGGATTCTAAGACCAGTTGGAGAGGGAGCAACACAAGCTCAGATAGGGTTTCCGAACGGTCAAGCGCTGTTCTTAATCAAGACAAAAAGTAAGGGGAACGCAAACTTTATAGAATTTGACGGACATGAGCAATGCCCCGTGACCTTTGAAGTATCAAATATTGAACATTTATATTCCACTCTTTCGGAGCAAGGAGCCGAAATGGAGGAGCTTGAAGACAACGAAGATTGCGGGAAAAATTTCTATCTGTATGATCCTGATGGGAACAAACTAGACATTTGGAGTGGATGGCCAATCAAGATTACGATCAACAACTAAAACGGGACAAGGTTCCTGTCCCCTTGTCCCACAAAAAAAACCTGCCAATTTGGCAGGTTTTTATTATTAACGAGAGTAGAATTCAACGATTAGAGCTTCGTTGATTTCAGCTGGTAATTCAGAACGTTCTGGTAAACGAGTGAAAGTACCTTCTAGTTTATCAGCATCGAAAGTTAAGAAGTCAGGAACAAAGTTGTTCACTTCAATAGCTTCTTTAACGATATCTAGGTTACGAGACTTTTCACGTACACCAATTGTTTGTCCTACTTGTACACGGTATGAAGGAATGTCAACGCGGCTTCCATCAACAGTGATGTGACCGTGATTTACAAGTTGGCGAGCTTGACGACGAGTGCGTGCAAGGCCAAGACGGTAAACTAGGTTGTCAAGGCGAGCTTCAAGAAGAACCATGAAGTTTTCACCGTGCTTACCTGATAATTTACCAGCTCTGTCAAATAGGTTACGGAATTGACGCTCAGTCACTCCGTACATATGACGTAGCTTTTGCTTTTCTTGTAATTGAAGACCATATTCAGAGATCTTCTTACGTTGGTTTGGACCGTGTTGTCCAGGTGCATATGGGCGTCTTTCTAATTCTTTACCAGTACCGCTTAGTGAAATTCCAAGACGGCGTGATAGTTTCCAGCTTGGACCAGTATATCTTGCCATAGGGAAACTCCTCCTTATATTTAATATGGAGTAAAATAAGGACAGATGTGATTTGACTTTACGGACATTTTATCTTCTACGTATCTTCGCCCTAGCAGCAGAGGGTTACGAGATACGACTTATAAACATAAGCGATAAAATGAAGCGTAAGAGTGTTCACATAGGCTGCAATATTTTACACAAACTCCATTATATGATGTACATATTGTAAAGTCAACAAGGGAAATGTATGGTAAAATTTAAGTAGAAGATAGGAATAAAATTGGGTTTGAAGGATATTGGGAGATTTTTGCCATGAATATAGTAAATTGTGCTTAAAAAGCTCCGTTTCTAAACGATATAAAGTATACACTAGTTTTCTTAAAAGTGCAGTTACTTTCAATGTGATAGGTGAGATTAATGAATACACAAGGACAGGATATTTATATACATCATTACTATAAAGCCTTGTTTCAATTTACAAAAACGCTACACCACTGTACAAATGAAGAGGATGTTTATTTGGCTCTTTTAAATACGGTTAATACTTTTTCTCTAGATGCCATCCATATTGAGGTTTGGACATCGGAAGAAAGTGCAACTAGTCACCCACTAATTAAAGAGTTTAACTTTCAGCATGCACCAGACTCCATTTCGGAAGTGTTTTCTTCTGGGGAGTTAACTAGCAATGTGAAGAATGAGCTTATTGAGATGGACGTACCAATTATAGGTGAGCAAGGAATATATGGCGTTCTACAAGTACAAGGAATTACTCTGGACAAACAAGAAGAGATGAAAGAGTTATTTCAAATACTTGGTGAAGAAGCAGGAAAAGCGATTGAAAAAATAAAGCTATATATTCAATCTAAACGCAGAATAAAAGATTTACAGATGTTAAATGATTTTACTTTAAAGCTTAATACAAGTTTACGTTTTACAGAGAGTCTTACCCTATTAAAAAATCATTTTCAATCTGTATTTCATATGCAGGAAGTAGGCTTCTTCTTTAAAAATAAAGACCACCAAATTGAAACTTCTAAGGAAAGCACTTCTTTTTTTGGAACTAAAAGGTCAAAGATATATACAGACTATGCACACCAACATTTTAAATATAAAACCAATTCAGTGTTTATGGGAAAAGCAAGTGTGAAAATAGATGTGGAAGAAGAAATGCCATACCAAACCGTTCTTATGTTTCCCTTTCTGGATGATGGTGAAATTATTGGGTATACGCTATTGCTCCATCAAGAATCATATGCATTTGATTGGGATGTATTTAAAAACATGGAATCGATTATTTTCCACTCTTCACTAGCTATCACAAATGCGATCCTTAAAGAGGAGTTGGAGCGGCTAGCCATGACGGATCCCCTCACTCATCTTTATTCTAGAAGATATCTAAATAAGAAGATTGAAAAATCAATGAGAGATGATAGTGAAGGTACCTTTATTATTCTAGATATTGATAATTTCAAAGAAATCAACGATCTTTATGGACACCAAGTGGGAGATAATGTATTGGTGCAGTTAGGCCAACATGTTCTACAAAACATTAGAAAACATGATGTTGGTGCCCGCTGGGGTGGAGAGGAATTGGCTGTTTATTTGCCTAAGACCCCTCTTCAAGCTGGAATTATGGTAGCAGACCGTCTTGTTAAAACTGTATCAGAAGTGACCAACCCCTCTATAACCGTTTCGTGCGGGGTTTCTTATTGGAAGAATAATGACAAAAGTTCTTCATATAGGAGCTTATTTGAATGGGCAGATCGAGCTCTCTACAAAGCTAAAAGCCTTGGGAAAAATAAAATAATTGTTTATAATCATAAAGAAAGCTGACCAGTAAGGTCAGCTTTTTTATATATATTTAGTTAATACTGCCACAAACTCTTCTAACATTTTTTCATCTACTTCATCAAAACGCTCAAGTTCAGGGCTATCAATATCCAGTACGCCTAACAGTTCTCCATCTTTTATAATTGGAACAACGATTTCTGATCTGGAGGCTGCATCACAAGCGATATGGCCAGGAAATGCATGTACGTCGGCAACACGAATTGTCTTTCTAGTTTGTGCAGATGTACCACAAACGCCTTTTCCTAATGGAATTCTGACACATGCAGGCAAGCCTTGAAATGGGCCGAGAACAAGTTCATTTTCACTATCAAGACAATAAAAACCAACCCAATTGATGCGATCTAAAAATTGATTCAATAATGCACTTGCATTACTCAAGTTAGCCACTCGGTTTGGTTCATCCTCCAATAGGGCAGCGAGCTGCTTAATGACTAAAGAGTAGTTTTCTTCTTTTGATTTATTATAATTTTCGACTTGAAACAACAAAAATCACCTCAATATTCATATGAATTCATTATATTGTATCAGAAAATCAGGATAGATAAGAGAAAGTGTCGACTTTTTTTCAAAGGAAATTTAAAGGGTTTCCAGAACAAGTAAGCTAGAGAATAAAAAAGGGAGTGTTTAGATTGACTGAGCCTAAGAAGAAGAAAAATGAGATTTTCAATTCTGCCTTATACATGTTTCATACAAAAGGATATACTGGCACTTCCCTACGTGATATTGCATCAAAAGCAAATGTAAATGTTGCTCATATAGCTTATTATTTTGAAAACAAACAAGGCCTACTAGAACATTCATTTTCCGTTTTCTTTGAAGAGTATCTTGCCGAAATGGAGAAAGCCATTAGTGAGCTAGAACGAAATGATCCTAGAGGTGTAATGAGAGATCTAGTGGACCGGTTAATGAAATTTCAATGTCAAAACATAACTCTTACTAGATTTGTATGGAGAGAACTTTCAATTGATTCTCAAGTCGTACGTGAAATTATTTCTACATATTTAATGAAGGAAAGATATTTTTTCAAATCCCTTCTTGAAGCAGGATTCAGGGAGAAGGCTTATGAAAAACGTCCTGTAAGCTATACCATCATTCAACTTAAGGGAATGCTGATGATGCCCTTTTTACATGCGCAGAGCTTAAGCGAAGTATGGCAAGTTTATCCACATGAACCATATTTTTTAAACAAGTATAGTAAAGAAATTATGAGTTGGTTAGAGCACTACCTATTTGTCGCTGAGGAGACTCAGTTAAGAGCTATTCAGTAAGGGTCTCTAATATTTGGGTTAGGGTTTCATATCCTAGCCCTATTTCTTTTGCTTGATGGGCATCAGATCCAAATACTAACTCAATTCCTAAATGTTTAGCTTTTTGAATGGTTTCAAGATCCGGGTACATTTCTCGGCAGAGAGGTTTTCTTAATCCTGCTGAATTCCAGTCTAAAGCGTAACCTTTGTCAGCTATATTTTCCAAAATTGTATCCTTTATTGAGGAGAAACCCTTCGTAGGTTTGAACCTTTTTTGAAATTTAGTTACCAGTGTCATATGTCCAATTCTTTTTGGTTTAAAGTAACCTAAATCCGTCTCAACAGACTTTAAAACTTGCTGAAAGTATAGGTCATATACCTGATTAACGCCACCTAAAATGTTTGAAGCCTCTTTGAATGAATCAGGGCTATAATCTAAACAAATCCACTTTCCCTCACAATTTAAAAAATGTACAGATAATATACTATCATCTAAGTAAGGACCCACGTGGTCTAATAGGGCTTGTGTCTCTTTCTCATACCCTTCTATGTAATCCACTTCTAATCCACATTTTATGTCAATGTCATTTTTATACTGTTTTTGTATCGCCTGAATATCCAAGATATAGCGTTCTAAATCATTGGTCCGCATTCCACTGTCTTTTTCTGGTGTGGGATCAATGAAGTTTGATGGTAATGGGGCATGCTCGGTGAAGGAGATGGATGATAACCCTTGTTCTATAGCCTTCTCTACATATTCATCAAATGTGTCTTTCGTGCCGTGTGGACAGTATTTTGTGTGAACATGAGCGTCTCTTTTTTTCATGTAAATTGCTCCTCTTATTGTCAAAATTCGACTTTGTTGTAAAAAACTTTGAAAAACCATGTAAAATATGCACAAAAATAGTCGTATACATGGTATCATAATAACATTAGATTTTTACACGGAATAAAAAAGAAATCGGATATATTTTTGCCATTTGGAACAG
This genomic stretch from Bacillus carboniphilus harbors:
- a CDS encoding RNA polymerase sigma factor: MEEDQVIFDTYYSKLLKYCVQITGSYNDAEDLAQESILKVIKAIKHEPTRLITNSFLYTVAKNLWLDMNRKKRVSTSPISDSETEGSYEEASFKTRELLEILAGRLPINYMVVLLLIDVFQFTAKETASVMKSTEGAIRITLNRARKKLHAFGKVDDYLAPPKYKQENQESLLNVFVEAFVKKDPQMIYDSYIQLTQIGIRISTLKLRDGKYYFTVRDRDGNILMLSS
- a CDS encoding VOC family protein → MSESVTKGINTVYLPVSDPHKSALWYEKNLGLRILRPVGEGATQAQIGFPNGQALFLIKTKSKGNANFIEFDGHEQCPVTFEVSNIEHLYSTLSEQGAEMEELEDNEDCGKNFYLYDPDGNKLDIWSGWPIKITINN
- the rpsD gene encoding 30S ribosomal protein S4; protein product: MARYTGPSWKLSRRLGISLSGTGKELERRPYAPGQHGPNQRKKISEYGLQLQEKQKLRHMYGVTERQFRNLFDRAGKLSGKHGENFMVLLEARLDNLVYRLGLARTRRQARQLVNHGHITVDGSRVDIPSYRVQVGQTIGVREKSRNLDIVKEAIEVNNFVPDFLTFDADKLEGTFTRLPERSELPAEINEALIVEFYSR
- a CDS encoding GGDEF domain-containing protein — its product is MNTQGQDIYIHHYYKALFQFTKTLHHCTNEEDVYLALLNTVNTFSLDAIHIEVWTSEESATSHPLIKEFNFQHAPDSISEVFSSGELTSNVKNELIEMDVPIIGEQGIYGVLQVQGITLDKQEEMKELFQILGEEAGKAIEKIKLYIQSKRRIKDLQMLNDFTLKLNTSLRFTESLTLLKNHFQSVFHMQEVGFFFKNKDHQIETSKESTSFFGTKRSKIYTDYAHQHFKYKTNSVFMGKASVKIDVEEEMPYQTVLMFPFLDDGEIIGYTLLLHQESYAFDWDVFKNMESIIFHSSLAITNAILKEELERLAMTDPLTHLYSRRYLNKKIEKSMRDDSEGTFIILDIDNFKEINDLYGHQVGDNVLVQLGQHVLQNIRKHDVGARWGGEELAVYLPKTPLQAGIMVADRLVKTVSEVTNPSITVSCGVSYWKNNDKSSSYRSLFEWADRALYKAKSLGKNKIIVYNHKES
- a CDS encoding GAF domain-containing protein translates to MFQVENYNKSKEENYSLVIKQLAALLEDEPNRVANLSNASALLNQFLDRINWVGFYCLDSENELVLGPFQGLPACVRIPLGKGVCGTSAQTRKTIRVADVHAFPGHIACDAASRSEIVVPIIKDGELLGVLDIDSPELERFDEVDEKMLEEFVAVLTKYI
- the refZ gene encoding forespore capture DNA-binding protein RefZ; its protein translation is MTEPKKKKNEIFNSALYMFHTKGYTGTSLRDIASKANVNVAHIAYYFENKQGLLEHSFSVFFEEYLAEMEKAISELERNDPRGVMRDLVDRLMKFQCQNITLTRFVWRELSIDSQVVREIISTYLMKERYFFKSLLEAGFREKAYEKRPVSYTIIQLKGMLMMPFLHAQSLSEVWQVYPHEPYFLNKYSKEIMSWLEHYLFVAEETQLRAIQ
- the hisJ gene encoding histidinol-phosphatase HisJ produces the protein MKKRDAHVHTKYCPHGTKDTFDEYVEKAIEQGLSSISFTEHAPLPSNFIDPTPEKDSGMRTNDLERYILDIQAIQKQYKNDIDIKCGLEVDYIEGYEKETQALLDHVGPYLDDSILSVHFLNCEGKWICLDYSPDSFKEASNILGGVNQVYDLYFQQVLKSVETDLGYFKPKRIGHMTLVTKFQKRFKPTKGFSSIKDTILENIADKGYALDWNSAGLRKPLCREMYPDLETIQKAKHLGIELVFGSDAHQAKEIGLGYETLTQILETLTE